The following is a genomic window from Chaetodon trifascialis isolate fChaTrf1 chromosome 13, fChaTrf1.hap1, whole genome shotgun sequence.
acaacaactgcgATTAGTGGTCACATTACACTTAGAATGCTTTAATACCTTCTTTAATACCGTAAGAACAAGACAGTCCCAAAACATGACAACACGTCCTACTTTTAACAGGCCTGCATCTTGTTCCACTCATCCAAACACTGATCCCAGCTTCAGTGAACTTCTACATGGTTAAATTTAGTCATATCTTGTGAAATACACCACTGGAAATCAACCAAAAAAATCTTATGCCCAGAATACTATTTCATTAAAACAGGGGAGGTATGAAGCcacatgaatgcatgagtgTGTTAGTGCCTCACAGCTCTTGTCTGTCCACACATGCAGCTCCTGAGCCAGCTCAGGTATGACCAGGAAAGTCCTCCAGCCCTGACGCTTCTTGGATTTGAGAATGTCAccaaaaatgtggtctccaATGTAGATGATGTCCTTTCCTTTAGCACCCAGCAAGTCACACACGATGTCTGAGGAACCTGGagtacaagaagaagaagaagaagaagaagaagaagaaacatactttattaatcacttcACATCACGTTAattgcacactacacgccatgctatCCGTGAAATGCTTCATCTccacatttatcccatcctcggtctgtcgatcctctggatcagaccaggagcggtgggctgtcaGCTGAcgccagcgcccggggaccagtactccgttgtcaccattggtcaggtggtgatcttcttgcatgtttttagtggggattATTAAGGAGAAAAACCTGGGTGAACAAAGGGAGGACAtgaaaactccacacagaaagacccctttttcctggagcagcaggcaccaagcCATGGTGGAGCACaagcgcccacagcgggattcgaaccggggaccttctagctgtgaggtgacagtgttaccacttttTCCACCGTACTACCCAACTCACAAATATGGCATTTTGAGAACTTACATCAACACTATCAGCACGTCTTAAAGCAATGATCCCAGATGGTTTCATGGTTCTAACTCTGAGCTTCAGCGTGGACCAGGGTTCTGTTACAGTTGGTGTTCTAAACACACGTGTCTGATTGGTCGTGCTTGGGTTAATCCTATGGCGAGTGATGAGTCAAGTTTCCAGCAGCAAAGATATGAGATGTAAAGATGTAAAGACGTGGAGCCTCACTTAGACACGTCACGTAGGCATGAAAGAAGGCGCACGCCACTTTCTTAGTAAACTTTGGGAAAAACAAACTTGACGAAAGAATGTGTGGTCCTCCATGGTGACTGTGACcatgtccacacagacagaagctgcGACTCCGATGGCAGACAGATGAATCACAAGAAAtggttcattcattcatgttcattAGGGACATTTCCTTGATTCTACGAGACCATAATATAGGACCACATGTGAGTACACATGGCGTTACACGACAGTGTGGTGGTACTAAGGCCGCCCACACTCACGTCTTTAATTCCGTGCTTTCATTTCTTCAAGCTCAGGAAAAATCTATCACTGTCATTTTAAAGAGGAAGTTTTAACCAtgccaaaatacacacatatacacaaagtGTAATGTAGTCCTGTTTTCATTCCTGATGTAAACAAAGCTCATGTTTACTTTGCTTTACTTCTTGTCTAGTCTGTGTTCAACTACTTCATGTAATGTTATGAATCAGTTAAGATAAACGTTCTGAATGATCAAATTCATGAGCAAACATCATTTTCAGACACACTTCCTGGttgtttgtgtgaatatttCAATTCTTAAAGCCATCTAATTCAGCAAATAGAAAAATTGACAAGCTGTGCTGAGAAGGTTTGTCATTTACCTCCAGAGTAAACAATGCCATGCTGCAGAGGTCCAGTGTATGTGCCGATCTTCAGCCGACCTGTGGTCTGAGAGAAAGCAGACTCAGGAGAGAGATCACACTATGAATAAGTGTATGTGAACATCAGCAGAGCATGGTATTTGGCCATGCACGTTTCTatagcacacactcacagtgtcGACCTGCCGCAGCACCGTTCCCTCTCCAAAGAACATTGGCTTGCGGGCGTCCACAAGGATCAGGTCAAAGTAGGACTGCCAGGGCCGGTGGGGCATACCCGgctgcagtaaacacacagacacacacacacagacacagacacagacacacagacacagacacacacacacaggcacacacacaggcacacacacacacagacacacacacagacacacacacacacagacacacacacacacacacacacacacacacacacacacacacacacacacacacacacacacacacacacacacacacacacacacgtttaggACTGTTGGTTGCGCAAAAGAAGCCATTTGAAGACTTTGACCTCTGGAAaattgtgatgagcatttttcacatttcatagCCTAAAAACAGATATTTCTCAGCAAAGAGAGTCCTGACAACACAAATGTTATGCACTGGTTAGTGTTACCTTTGGGCCGTGGGGAAAGTCAAACAGGTAGGTCATAATTTTCTGGAAGAAGACAGAATCAGTTTTTGAACATCCTGGCCCAGAACAACACAGAAAGCAGGAAACTCCCCTCCATCATTAACACCAGCTGGCTTTATTACTTCACTGTGCAACTGACAGTGCCAATATTCATGCAACTGTGAAAATGAGCCAATAAATCAGTTCTtcagcagacacagtgacagagTAAACAAGGCAACATGTTGTGATCTGCATTAAGCATTCATTAACATGTCTGCCTGTGAACGCTCATCTCACCTCTGTGTATTTGTAATCACTGTTGGTGGCCAGAAATATTTTGGCTACTTCACTCATGcgactgaggaggagaggaagcttCGGCttggaggagaaaagacagaaccaacatcaacaaaaaaataataataataacgagATGGAGCAATTCCAGTATTTGTCAACTACAAAGTAAAAGTCCAGGTTGGTTTATACAGTATTTgttgtatatgtatgtataagCAGAGCTCATAATGCTGGTTTACTTACATCCTTTACCACATACTTCTCCAGGTTTTCAACCGTCTTTTCCTTTAAGGACCCCTGTGAAGACAAAACGGTGGACTGAGGCCTGTGGATGACGTGGCTGCTGGAGATGAGCTACAGCTGCCTGGAAACAGGTTTAACGAGGAAAAGGAAGTGATTCTACCTTGAAATGAACCCAGTCCACGCCGTCCCGGACGTCCTGGAACATGCTCTTGTAGGACATGAAAAGGTCACCATCCTTGAATCCAGTCTCACAACTACAGAGACAGTTAAATCATTTTAACAGTCTGCACAACATGGAGTTCTGAGGGTCAAAAATGACAAGGGTCCAGTTTTTCCCCACAGCTGTGTTCATATCAATACAGAAGAGCTTCTGAAAGAGCACACACCCCGACATGGAACACTGACATGCCACTGAACATGATCACTATCATTAAACATCCCATTCCAACCTGCTTCAGTATGCAGTACCTGGAGTATCTGGAGCAGTTACTGAAGAAATCAACCAGGCAAGCAAAGAGGTAAGtttctgaggaagaagaaggggaagaaagacacagagatggAGTCACACTCACTATTCCGTTTCCTAAATTCTTTTTAACATTCTTCACAGGACAACTACTTTCTTCAGCAGCATTAAAACCAAACTACAATTAAATTCCTCTTACTTTGTGTGTAAGGAAACACACATTATGATCCAATGATATTACAGTTATTTCATAGTCTACTGACAATTCTACTGGCTGGCTTACTGAGTagcctttaaatgtttttcccTATTTCAAAAGTCCACAGTAGAGTTCAACCTTTTGTGATTCCAGATGTCTGTCATTTGAGAGGAGCATGTGGCCTTCAGGTTTGTATTCAACTCAGAAAGTGGATGCTATTTCAGcctagcttgctaacattagcactgtTTCCTGCACACTCAGTGCTGTGCTCATCTTGTTGTATAGAAAGGAAGGGGCTAGCTAGCGTAGCCGTCCTTCTTTCATGCATCCAGCTGTGGTGATAACACTGAGGTGAATGTATTCGTGTCACCTCAGTGCAGGCTTGGTTACGTGAGAAATAAAGTACTGTGCCTTgaaaaaaataatagcacaTTCATTACATTTGGGATAAATAACACTGAACAACTGACTCTTCGTTTTGATTTCAGGCAGTCAGATATATTGGAGCAGAATTTTTCCAGCCATAATTGCAACCTGGAATTTGACATGAACATAATTTAGACTTGTCTGCTGGTTCAAACCCGTACAATAAAGAGCTTATAactgcctgtttgtctgttggaACTGAAGAAATCTCTTTTTAGTACTCAGCTGCATGGACATTGTGTCACATTCCAGACCAGCGGTTTAATTGGTTTTCTTACCAGGCAGGTTGAAGAGTGTGTTGAGGATGTAGAAGCGGTCGGTGTCTCCACGTTGAATAAATTTGTTGGGGTACATCTCTCTGATATCAGGTCTGTGCAGAGTGAGCACagatacatacataaatacatacaggaGGGTAATAAACAAGgtcagaacaggaaacaggacTTATGGAACACACTGAGTTAATTATTTGCACTCCATTGGATTTCTGTTTGCTCCCTCTCAGTGGTCTCAGTGTTTATCTTGCCAGACCTGTGCTTTTTGCATGCATAGACTGCAGGTGCATGAGCCTCAGTGTTATGTTAAGAAGGTAAACATGGTCTAAACAGCATACCTGCTtaactttagcatgttagcattctcactgtgagcatgttagcatgttgatgtttgcATTTAGGTCAGAGTACGGCCTCACAgtgctgttagcatggctgtagacttgtTTTAGATTCATTTAAAGGTCACTGCTGTGGGATGGAGGATGGAAGTATGGATGTGATATGGTGATATGGTGGACTGTGATGACAGCTCAGTGGGAGTAGTGGACCTCACCCTCTCAAGAAGTTGAAtccgtgcacacacaccaggatATTCCCATAGGCATCCACTTTGAGCAGGTTGCCATACATAGTGTCAAACACCAGACCTCTGAGAATAACAGAGATAGATGAGTGAAGGCAGCgaatcagagacagaaagcagagagcaCACTTTGTTGCACTAGCATTTAAATATCCAGTCTGTattcaaattgattttaaaaagcaGGGCTATGTCAACCAGcctggtggggaaggaggggtCGTAGACAAAGTTGAGCAGCTCTTGTGGATATCCGATGGACACCAGGCGCTCCACTGTCAAGTCGAAGCCCAGCGATTCATACTCAGGAGATTTATACactagacagacagacagacagacagacagacagacagacagacagagtcatGCACAATGTTTTTATCAAACAAGACCACCATACAGAGTGAACCATGCAACAATGTCATCCATATGGAACATTCTACTGGGCAGCTATCCAAACACATTTGTCCCAAAACCACATTTATCTTTCACTACTTTAAGGTTGGAAATGCAGTTCTAACAGCAGGATCTTTAAAGCCGGGCAGTGCCGCATTAAAATACACTGTGGAGACTGGAAAAATAACTGTCTAATCATTTGTTAGCTCATAAATACAACAGATGTATTGAAGCTGGCCACAAGCACATAACCACTGAAAGcttgttctcttcctctgaggTGTGAACACTTTGATTTGCTAATGATGAATATTGGTATGACTTGTTAAAACCCCATCTTGCTCTAAGCCTTGCTCAAACTCCAGCCCCCCTCCCATTGAACCGTGTGGAATTACTGAGTTGACTGGCTCCAGGCTGGGAATATCCCCACACACAGCTCAATGACAGCAGCTTGGGTTACAGAGGGTACTCCAGTAACCGGGTAGAGGACTGTCCCCACATGTTTCTGTCAGATCCCACTTCATTCACTGTGTCAGTGAGACACTCAGTGCCAGGATCAATAATCTGTTTTCACAGAGCAACTTTCTGAATGTTATGAAGTGCTTCACAAGAAGATGAACACAATAACGCTAAAATATTAagaaatacaatgaaataaaatcacaaGGAGATTAAAGGGAACGACCAGGAAGCCaccatcagctgatctcagagaGGCCCAGGCTAACAAGGTATTTATCCAGGCTGATACCACCAGGCCCAAAGCGCACTTACCTGCCAGAGTGTAATCCATATCAAAGCCAAAACATTTGATCTTCTCCATGGCCAAGCTTCGGTTGACAAACACCCTGGGAGGGGAGAACAATGAATAATCAAGCTCTGCATGACGGCTGGCACTTCAAACTAAACATTGCACTGCTCAGACTTCCTAAAGCACACATCCGATTCACACAGCATGGCAGACGAATCACACTGATGGAACATTTTTCTctaaattttctttttttgaattTAAAAGGATTAGAGCTCGAGCTACAggagaaacactgcagagcagcactgactgACAAACCTGAGGTCAGGCTCTGAAGCATGGCAGGCTGTGTTTTAGGGAACTACCACACTTAAATAAAACTTAACGAGCACAACACCCACATAAACATGCCATCCTACTGGTTATTTCTACTGTGATCGGTGAACTGGAAATAAACGTGATTTGGGGTGATTATTCTGTATGTTGATACACTTTTTCCAAAACTCTAAGCTGAGAGTccaagaaacagaagaaattaCACAAAAGGATATTCTATATCTGATCTCAACATTAAGTAGTAATTTGTGCTCCACCCAGACATGAATACATCATCTCCACCCTTTCACCCCATTCATGACTGTGTTTCTTTTGACGGGCACCAAAATAATACTTTCTATATATAtgtagttgattttattttggatCTTTTTTTATTGCccatttgttctttttattcttaCCATTTCCTATTTAAATTAAAATACTTAAGTGAACTGAGTGAAAATACTCACTCAGTTGCtagtttattaggtacagctaGCTGAAACTAATGCGTTCTAATACAACAGTCCTTCAACAAATCCTCCCTACATTGATAAAGAGAACTCAGactaaatattaaatattagaATATTAACACTACTCAGTACAACACAATATAATTCAACAGtaccacaaactacagcctccaaaatgaccagAAAGCTGAATCGacttaaatataaatatatgacGTAAAAGCTGCTACTGTTTGGTCATGTGACTAAGCATGGCGTGACGTTCAAAAGCTGCACATGCCAGAGACAGCTCAACAGCAGCTAACATGACATGACTCAGAAATGTGGAGAGTGGAGCAGACATCTCTGAcaagtttaaaaaacaaaaacacaagtgatGGCGCTCAAAGTACAACTGCCCAGAGGACAGCAGAACACGGTCCTCAGGAAATGGAAGATGCGACAACAGCCAGAAAAACAAGTGTTTGAAGCCACAATGGCAGAAGTTCTATGGTAAAGACATATAAAGGTGGACAGAACAGATCTCAGTCCACAAATCAGCTGTTCCTGAGCTGTGATAACAAGCAAAGACGCACTTCTGTCACAGCTGAAAGCTTCTCCTGACACGAGAAAAGTACATCCACGCCATCAGTCAATAGGTTCACTGAAATCTCTCAAAATTCCTGACTTTGAAAGCGACGTAAGTTTCTACAAATGCTACAGATGCTATTAAAACATGTCCAGGAGTTGTTCTTTCTGGCTGCAATTCAGGAAAATCAacagtgatgaaaaaaagaaaaaagaaagaatctGTTGATAAGATTCTAAGCTTCATTTCAGGACTACTGAATTAGACTGCATTACTTCTAACCACGTGGACCTAATAAACAAGCATACAATTTATAATATCATTTCTTGATAAATCATTTGGTTATTTTTGTCTGGCcatcagtccaaaacacaaacatacttagtttacaatgacagaaaacagagaaaagcagaaacctACATAATGAAACAGCTGGAATCAAAGAACATCTGGGCTTGTCGTTTGATAACAGCTTCAACGATTGATCACTTGTTAAAATAGCTGAAGTTGAATTTTGTGTTCATCTTTAAATCAATGAATTGTTGCGGCTCTACACCTGACAGGTTTTTCAAGTGGAGAGCTCATTGTGGTACAAAGTCCAGTTCTCCAGATACAGAGATTTCAAATCTAGAACTTAACACCTGACTTGGCTGGAAAGACACAATTGTGAATTTTGGAAATTTCCCTCTTTTAATCTCAATCAGTTGCACATTTTCAACTGCTGCCCAGCAGCCACTCACAGCAACCGCTCCTCTGACTTTGCTGACTGATTCTATAGGCTATGATCTGTGGCTCTGCTCAGACTGCACACCAGCCTTGAGTTTCTATTCAGATGGTGTGAGAGATGACATCAGACTGACTGTAACAGATGAGGATTAAAGGAAAGATGCAAGAACAATGCACACACTAAGAAGTCACAATGACCACCACCTGCTGTCTCCACAGGGAGAAACACACCTCACAGCCAGTGTCAGTATGAATGGAGTTCCATGAGAGTTGGATGGGGAATCAGTTCACATCACGGACATCAAAACGAGGGGTCATTTATTGAGTAGTCGAGGTTTGTTTCAACAACAAAAGTATGGCATACCTCATTGCTGGATGGTTTTGAGCCAGAATCCTTGGAAAGCTTTGCAATAGAGAATACATGTAGTATTACCACTGAACTCATAGCTGCTGGTTGTACCACTGATGTCATGCTACTTGGCTCTGGTGTACTGTGATGAGACCTGCTTCCATTATCTGCCATCTACAGTATATCATGTTAAAGTCtcacacattaaaaagtcaACATAGACACAAAGGACATTTCAGGTCATTTTTCAATAGGATTCATGGACCAGGGCTCCATTCTTTGTATGCACTGTAACCAATCCAGGTTAATCAAATGTTCCAGCTCAGTGTGTCTTCTTGGGTCTCATTCAGTTTTCCAGGCTCTCTGAGCTGAAACGGAGGATCAGTCAGTCTTGGAAAATCTAAACTTTGATGACTGTCCTTTTTACTATGAAATAAAGGGAGGCAGAAACCACCATGCTCTGTACATCTGAATTTAGCTCAAGCTGCTTTTAAAGCTTCATCTAGTGATTGAGCTCAACAGTACATTCTTGACCTGGGAAACAGCAGGTACAGTCCTCTCAGTCCTCAATGAAGTGCCAGCTCGACGTGGACAAGTGGCCCTAAAAGTGCTCAGAGACATGGAAAGTCTGGACACATATGGTTGAAAGTCACAAAACAAGcgagtaagtggaccttgagtggACATTATGCAGGGTTtcattttaagtacattttcaatAGGATTGTCAAGTTTCAGCACCAAAATGCACCAATATGGTTTTTCATAGCTTCTAAAGAAATGAGCGTGTTTCTGACAAAACCAAgtgactttcattcatttaacaaaAGAAGCCAAAACTGATGTTTAGACATGAGCAGCTGAGTGAGAACGCTGGCCAAATTAAATACTGAACTGGTAAATTTTGATTTAGATCAGTAACCATTTCATTGAACAGTAAGTCAACAAGATTGTGAATTTCACCACATATTTGATGTCAGCTTTGGGAACCTGACAGGTTTTCATACTCTGTGCTATGGACACACAAAACAGTACTGAAGTTCCATGTCCAGCCCTACCGGCAGGCTCAAGGTACAGATACTTTTCTTGACCAAACAAGAGCTTAAAGACCTATGAGTATCACAGGAAATCAATCAATAATTGTAGTTACTTTAAACTCATTCTCTTCCATTGCTGGACAGAATATTCAGTAAACAATCAACAGCTGTAGCTCgactgacttcctgttccaTTTCCTCTTGCAGTAAAGAAAATCCTTCCAGTATTAACACAGAGCTGACTGCAATGAGTCTAAAAATACCTGTATATTGTCATGTAAACATGCCCTAAGAAGAATGTCAAAGCCAAATAGGACTCCAACCCTTTTCTTCACTGACGAACGAGCTGCTTCAGTTAACTTCCACCTCCCTAACATCATGTTAAGCAGCTGTGTGCTCACAGATCAGAGTTCTGTTTATTCTTTAAGTTTATTTTCATACATAGTGAAAATCCATCTTAATGTCAGATCAACAACCAACCAAGACTAGTAATCTATCCATGAACAAAAGCCTGAGCCTAGCCACAAGCATTTCTCAAAGGAGCACTTTGTGTGAGAACACATCTACTGTTGGTGCATCTTCATCTGCAGCGCTGATTTTAACGCTGCTGAGATGTACGTGACTTTGTTTTGATCATACGTCATTAATCTGTCGTACTTCTGATGCTGTGCAAATATTcaatactgaagaaaacacacatagaTCAGACACTGGTAAACTGACTAGAACAACGGTGCAGTGTTTCATGTATATATTCAAACTGTGTTTCTGGTCCATGTTTAGGACTTCAACAGCaggttttgctgcagtctgacAAACACGTACCTGTGGTGAGCTTCACGTCGATATTTCTTCATGGCCACACCGTCCATATTGGCCGGTAAGTCGGCATAGTTCTGCAGACGGTCACTCCACGAAGTCGTCATCTTGAACCATTAAAACCGTTTCTGGGGGGAGAAGAGCTGCTGATTAAAcccagaacaacacacacagtcagtgaagCTTGAGAAAGGCACTCCAACAGTTGATGCATTGAACTGCTTTAACCACCCGTCCTTCCTCAGCTGTTCCACAGCAGCATCTCATACTGAGTAGTACTGCAAGGTGTGCACTGATGCCTTCAAGGCGTCATTTCTATTGGATAATCCATTCATTACATCTCCACCGCAAAGATATCCCCAGCACACTCATTCACCCTGGTGGAATATATCCAAAAATGTTTAAGCAATGGCTCACAACAGGCCGTGGAATATTGTGGATTTCTTATGGTGTTCGGTCATTGAAGATGCCAAGTGCAGAGCCTCCACAGCCAGTTTTGGttgacaaagaaaacagcaggagTGATGTCTGGAAATATTTTGCAGGCAAATGAACAAGGAAGCCCATATCCAAAGCAAGGCTACAGAGCAGTGCTAACGAAGGGCGCGACACAACAAATTCAACAAAGACCTaaaggacagacaggctgaccTCGACTGAGAGCTTGGTGACACATCC
Proteins encoded in this region:
- the nt5c2a gene encoding 5'-nucleotidase, cytosolic IIa isoform X2; amino-acid sequence: MTTSWSDRLQNYADLPANMDGVAMKKYRREAHHRVFVNRSLAMEKIKCFGFDMDYTLAVYKSPEYESLGFDLTVERLVSIGYPQELLNFVYDPSFPTRGLVFDTMYGNLLKVDAYGNILVCVHGFNFLRGPDIREMYPNKFIQRGDTDRFYILNTLFNLPETYLFACLVDFFSNCSRYSSCETGFKDGDLFMSYKSMFQDVRDGVDWVHFKGSLKEKTVENLEKYVVKDPKLPLLLSRMSEVAKIFLATNSDYKYTEKIMTYLFDFPHGPKPGMPHRPWQSYFDLILVDARKPMFFGEGTVLRQVDTTTGRLKIGTYTGPLQHGIVYSGGSSDIVCDLLGAKGKDIIYIGDHIFGDILKSKKRQGWRTFLVIPELAQELHVWTDKSSIFEELQSLDCFLAELYKHLDSSSNERPDISSLQRRIKKVTHDMDMCYGMMGSLFRSGSRQTLFASQVMRYADLYAASFINLLYYPFSYLFRAAHVLMPHESTVEHTHVSIIDTESPLATRNRHDVDLKEMECKRHQLTRSISEIQPPHFFPQAPQEITHCHDEDDDEEE
- the nt5c2a gene encoding 5'-nucleotidase, cytosolic IIa isoform X1, whose protein sequence is MTTSWSDRLQNYADLPANMDGVAMKKYRREAHHSFPRILAQNHPAMRVFVNRSLAMEKIKCFGFDMDYTLAVYKSPEYESLGFDLTVERLVSIGYPQELLNFVYDPSFPTRGLVFDTMYGNLLKVDAYGNILVCVHGFNFLRGPDIREMYPNKFIQRGDTDRFYILNTLFNLPETYLFACLVDFFSNCSRYSSCETGFKDGDLFMSYKSMFQDVRDGVDWVHFKGSLKEKTVENLEKYVVKDPKLPLLLSRMSEVAKIFLATNSDYKYTEKIMTYLFDFPHGPKPGMPHRPWQSYFDLILVDARKPMFFGEGTVLRQVDTTTGRLKIGTYTGPLQHGIVYSGGSSDIVCDLLGAKGKDIIYIGDHIFGDILKSKKRQGWRTFLVIPELAQELHVWTDKSSIFEELQSLDCFLAELYKHLDSSSNERPDISSLQRRIKKVTHDMDMCYGMMGSLFRSGSRQTLFASQVMRYADLYAASFINLLYYPFSYLFRAAHVLMPHESTVEHTHVSIIDTESPLATRNRHDVDLKEMECKRHQLTRSISEIQPPHFFPQAPQEITHCHDEDDDEEE